A window from Triticum aestivum cultivar Chinese Spring chromosome 6D, IWGSC CS RefSeq v2.1, whole genome shotgun sequence encodes these proteins:
- the LOC123145724 gene encoding ubiquitin-like protein ATG12, which translates to MAGSDDDQKVVVCLRSLGSAPMLRRNKFKISGREKFSKIIEFLRGQLQKDTLFVYVHSAFSLNPFSPKPDELLIDLYNNFAMDGNLVVSYAFWAPWG; encoded by the exons ATGGCCGGCTCCGACGATGATCAGAAAG TCGTGGTGTGCTTACGCTCGCTCGGCAGCGCGCCGATGCTGAGGCGAAACAAGTTCAAG ATTTCGGGACGAGAGAAATTCTCGAAGATTATCGAATTTCTTCGCGGACAACTTCAGAAGGATACGCTG TTTGTCTATGTCCACAGTGCATTTTCACTAAACCCATTTTCACCAAAACCAGACGAGCTGCTAATCGACTTATATAAT AATTTTGCTATGGACGGAAATCTTGTGGTATCTTATGCTTTTTGGGCACCGTGGGGTTAA